One Paenibacillus sp. SYP-B4298 genomic window, GCCAGGCACCAGCTTCCGCAGAAACGTGACCTGGTCGGCGCTCTCCTGCACAGCCATGCACGCATTGGACAGTCCAGGCAGCGAATCCTCCAGATGAGCCAGCTCGTGGAAATGTGTCGATACGAGCGCCTTGCAGCCGATCTGATGATGGACGAACTCGATGACCGCTTGAGCGATCGCCATCCCTTCGCCAGTCGAGGTGCCGCGACCCAGCTCGTCAATAATAACCAGACTATGCCGGGTCGCCTGCTCGGTCATGATCTGGATGTCCTTCATCTCGACCATGAACGTACTCTGCCCGCCAATCAGATCATCCGCCGCTCCGATGCGGGTGAAGATCCGGTCTGTGAGCGGGATGGTCGCCGCGTCTGCAGGCACGAAGCAGCCGATCTGCGCCATGATGCAGATGAGTGCCACCTGCCGCATGTAGGTGCTCTTGCCCGCCATATTCGGCCCAGTGATGAGCAGCATCGGTTGTTCATCGCCAAGTGAGGTGTCGTTGGCGATGAACGGCGTGCTGCCCATGACCGCCTCCACGACCGGATGACGACCGCCTTCGATCTGAAGTCCGTAGCCGCTACTGATGACAGGTCGGCAGAACCGCTGCTCCGCGCTGATTGCCGCCAGCGACTGATAGACGTCGATCGCGGCGATCACCTCGGCCAGACGCTGCAGTCGGCTCAGGTGACTGGCCAGATGGTCGCGCAGCTCAGCGAACCGCTCGTACTCCAGGTCAACCATCTTCTCCTCAGCCTCCAGAATAAGCCGCTCCTTCTCCTTCAGCTCCGGCGTCACGAACCGCTCGGCGTTGGCCAGCGTCTGCTTGCGCTCGTAGCGTCCCTCAGGCAGTTGAGACAGATTCGCCTTCGTTACCTCCAGATAGTAGCCAAACACCTTGTTGTACCCGATCTTCAGCGTCCGTATGCCAGTCGCCTCACGCTCCCGCTTCTCCAGCTCGGCCAGCCACCGCTTGCCGCCGGTGCTCGCCTCGCGTAGCTGATCCAGGTAGTCGTCATAGCCCTGGCGTATCAGACCGCCCTCGCGCACCGACACCGGCGGGTCTTCCACCAGCACGGTCTCGATCATTGCGGCCAGGTCCGCGCAATCATCTAGCCCCGCCACGAGCGCGGACAAGGTGCCCGAGGCCGAGGCCTGACAGCGCTCCGCAATTCCCGGCACCCGTTGCAGCGACAGCTTGAGCGCGTTCAGGTCGCGGGCGTTGGCGCTGCCGAAGGCTACCCGTCCAACCAGACGCTCCAGATCGTAGATTTCCTTCAGATCGCCGCGCAGCTCCTCGCGCAGCATGAAATCATGATAGAGCTTGTCCACAGCCTCCAGCCGCTCCTCGATCGAATGCTGGCTCAGCAGCGGCTTATCGATCCAGCGGCGCAGCAAGCGCGCCCCCATCGCGGTCTCGGTTCGGTCAAGCAGCCAGAGCAGCGAGCCCTTCTTCCGCCGCTCATGAACCGTCTCCGTCAGCTCCAGATTGCGACGTGTGAACGGGTCCAGCACCATATACTGATTTGGCTCATATCCCCGAATGACAGACACATGGCCAAGTGACCGTTTTTGCGTCTCGTTCAGGTAGCCGGTAAGCACACTCACCGCGCGGACGCGGGCAGGAGCCAGCTTGGATAGCTGCTCTTGCCCGTATTTGCCTTCGAGCAGCGCCTGATCCATCGGCTCCCGCTCTGTCAGCAGCAGCGGGCGCTCCCATCCCTGGGCGAGCTCCTGAAGCGCCTCCAGCAGCGCAGCCTCGCCTACAACCTCGGCAGGATGATATACGTTCAGCTCGTCAGCAAGCATCTGCACGGAGGCAGGGAAGGAAGTCGCATACAGCTCGCCTGTGGATAGATCGCATACCGCGAGCGCATGCGAGCCGCCCTCTTCTGCGACGCCCGCAATAAAGTTGTTCGCCTTGCCCTCCAGCGACTTCGTCTCCATCACCGTGCCGGGTGTAATGACCCGGACGATCTCTCGCCGCACCACACCCTTGGCCGCCGCCGGGTCCTCGACCTGCTCGCAGATCGCTACCTTATAGCCCTTCTCGATAAGTCTGGATATGTATCCTTCTGCCGAATGGTAGGGCACGCCGCACATCGGGATGCGCTCCTTCCCCCCGCCATCCCGCCCGGTCAGCGTAATCTCCAGCACTCGTGAAGCTAGCACCGCATCGTCAAAAAACATCTCATAAAAATCGCCCAGCCTAAAAAACAGAAACGCATCCTGCGCCTGCTCCTTAATTGACAAATATTGCTGGATCATCGGAGTATAGCCTGACATACACAACCTCCTGCCTCTATCATTAAGCTCACGCAGCCATTCATTTATTCTGAGTATTTCATTATATCAGAATATCAGAATTATTGCTCAAGAGGCAATGGAGGGCTAACGCGGCGACACGCCACCCCGTAAGACGTATTAGCGCACAGGAATCCGCCACTTCAGCCGAATATCCCGCCCCTCATCCCACACGTCGCCTCGCCTCGCCGCCTCCAGCAGCGGCTCGATCCAACGAGCCAGCCGCGCATAGCTTGGCGTCAACGTCATCCGGGCGAAGAATGGCTCCAGGCCGCGCAGCAGCGGCCGTCTGTCGCCCGCATAATAGGCCGCCACCAGCGCTTCATCACAGGCGGGCAGCACATGCGGCGTGGCGGCAAGCGTCCGCTCCTCGGCAGCAGCGAGCAAGGCGAGCGCGAAGGCGGCGCGAGCGGCCGCAGGCGATACAAGCCAGCTTGGCGGCGTGCGGTACTCGAAGCCGCCATGCGGCTGGCGGCGGAAATCGCCTAGCCAGCCGTAACGCGGGCGGCGGGTGCGGGCGCCCGCGCCCTCCACCAGTGCCAGCGGCATCGCTACGCAGCTATCGAGCGTCCGCAGCAGGCGGCTCGTCAGCGGCACGCCGCTCAGGTGGAGGTGGCCGCCCAGCGCCAGGCCCGGTACCGGCATGCCGCCTGCCAGCCAGCGCAGCCCGCTCGCGCCGATGCGCTGCGCGGCCTGCAGCAGCAGCGAGCGCAGCGCGGACGCCAGCACAGCGGGGTCGGCTGCCGGAGCTGGCCGCAGCTCGGCAACCGGGTAGCGCAGCCGCCGCCCGACAGGCACAGCGTCGCAGCCGACAGGGCCATGCGGCGGCAAATAACGCGCCGCCGATGCCAGCCTTCCGTCTGGGCGCAGCAGCGCAAACTCGGGGTCGGCGCCCAGCAGCACGCTGCCGCGAGCGGCCTCCTCCGCGGGATACGTCAGCGCAAAACGCGCCGCGGCCTCCTGCCAGAAGCTGGAGCCATGCGGCGGCAGCTTCACCGCGCTTACGCTCGTGCGGCCATCATCATCCAGCGCCACGATGACTTCACCAAAGTCGAGGCAGAGCGCATACAGAGCGCGCATCGCCATGCGCGCCACCCGGCGATAGAGCGGATCCGCCTCATCCAGTCCCGCCCGCACATCTGAACGCAGCCCGTACCCTGATCCCGCGGCGGGCAGAACTGCAGGCCGCCAGCTCGCAGTGTCAGCACTGTAGCCGCCACCCAAGAGCGGCACACCGATCCTCTCCATCTGCACAATCTCCAGATGAAAGACTGCAACTCGGTAGAAACGGCAGCCCGCTCTGACCGATTCCGTGGCAGGCTCCTTCTCTTGCAGCGCTCTCCAGCCGATCCCGGCAGCTCTGAGGCGCGTTGCCAACGCAGGCTCATCCAACTCTGCGATTCGGGCGGCTCCTGCGTTCAGAAGCCATGCTCCGTCTGGCAGCTTCGCCCGCTCCAGCAGCGGCTGGCCGCTGGGTAAGGTACCCTGTTCCCGTTGAAGCAGAGCCGCTTCATTGGCATGCTGTAGACGGTTTGACCTCATGACTGCGCATGGCCACAGCAAGACAGCCGCTTGCTCGGTCTCTGGCTCCAGCTCCTGCAGCTCTGACAGGCCATCTACAGGAGCAGTCTGCCTGCCCAGGGCTGCTTCCTTCCCTGGTCGCTGCTCGTTCCCTCTCCAGATCCATACTCCACCGCTCATCGCTTCTCTCCCCGCCTGATCATCGCTGCGCGAGTAACTTCAAGCCATCGCCTTACGCGGGATGGCGGGCTGTCTTTGTAGCGCAGCGCGTGATTTGATGACAAGCGTTAACGGCTGGCGCCATCCTCGGCAGCCTATGCCCTGTTGCATGTCGCGATAGAAGACCCGAATAAATGACATATTTAATTACATTAATATTAAAAAAAGAGGGCTATCGCCCTCGACCGCTGCTGCGGTCCTTGCATAGATTATACTAAACGTACAGGAAGGAATTTCCTAATTACAACTCATCATCAAGCAGCTCGGGGTCCAGATCCTCGAAATCGCCGTCGCCTTCCAGACCATACTCAAAATCTTTGCCGTCCAGGTCGTCGCCTCCTGGCAGAACCGCGACGAACACCTTGGTCTCGGCGATCATCTCCACGGAGAATTCCCGTTCTACGCGGATGACCACAGACGTTCCGCTCGACGATATGGTGGCCTCGATGCAATTGGGCTCCTGTGTCGCCTCGGCAGCTACCTCCTCCGTAGAGGCTCTATGCTTCGGATCGAGATAAGAGAGCGGAACGCTTTCTACATAGGATACCGTCTCTTTGGCCACATCAGTTTGCGAGTTTTTGTCATAGGAATACCAGCAGTTAATATCGTAAGTACCGATCACCTCGATTCCGTCGCCGGCCTTCACCGCTTCATATTGGTGGTTTATGATCCAAGCACCTAATATGCTAGTCGGGTTGTGAGGCGGTGTGACGGTATGCGTTACTGTCGAAAACTTACGACCTTTGCCGCAGACAGCTTTCGTGATTATCTCTCTGGCTTGTAGCTGTTTATCTGCAATTGTCATTGCATTAACCTCCTCCATACAATCATTCAATTAAAGTGTATGCAGGACATAGGCAAATGTTGATACATCTGTACCGCAGAAATGTCAACTCTTTTAAATGTTTTTGGACTGTCCAGGTAGATGACTGCCATCAATCCGCCCGTTTCCCCGCACTGGAACGAAGCAGATGTCCACAGCACGGGCAGCCTGATCGCCCTATATCTGCTTAAGCTATCTTCTTTCGCTTCAGGCGTCTGGCGATGGATAGGAAACGCTCCAGCTCCCGGCACAGCAGCAGCAGCGCCGATCGAATCTCGAATTCCTCGCGCGTCGCAGGCAGCGGCATCAAGCGGAATACCTCCTCCAGCTCCTCCAGCTCCCGCTCAACTCTGCCCTCGTATACATCAGACATCACCTCAAGCGCCAGCGAATCGAATACCTCTGCGAGCAGCTCGCCCTGGGGCACCTTCTCGTAGGCAAGCGCCAGCAGCGGCAGCATCTGAGAGATCGAATCAAGCTGCTCTCTGCGCATCGCATAGTAGGTGCGCCAATATTTCTCATACCCGATCAGCCGGTTCTCCCGGTAGTTGTCTGCTTTGGCCGCCCCCCGCTCAATGGCATCATGAGCATGCAGCAGCTCCTCGCCGTTCCACAGATGCGCAGGGTTGCGCAGGGAGCGGGACATCTCGGTGAAGATCGCGCTGAACAGTTGCTCCAGCCGCCGCTTCCCCTCCTGCAGCGACTTCTCCTCGCTGGGCATATACAGCAGATTCATTACGAGCGCCCAGCCAAGGCCGGTTACCAGCAGCAAAAATTCATTGCCGATCAGCTCCCAGCTTACCTCCTGACGCTCGAACATATGGAAGACGACTACAGCGCTCGTCACGATCCCATCCTTCAGGCTCAGTCGGGACAAGATCGGAAAGGCCGTAAGCACAAATAGCGACAACGCCCAAATCTTGAAGCCGCAGAGCAAGAATATAATAGAAGCAAAAAACAATCCCAGCATCGAAGCGACCAGGCGGATGGCAGCGATGCGTATGCCTCTCATCCGGGTGACCTCTACAGCCAGGATTGCGATAAGGCCTGCCGATAATGCCGGCGTCAGCCCCAAATATAATGCAGTATAGATCGCGGCGAGCGCTGCCGCTGCTGTCTTGATAATGCGCATTCCCATACCATAATCCTCTCAGTCGTCGCCATAGGGTAAGATGGACGCTGCATTGCTGCACCGTTCCATATGCTTCTATCCTACCGCTGCCCGTACCCCCGCGTCAACCGTTCCTCCAGCGCCGCAACCAACTGATACATTACCGCTGCCACTACGGCAATCACCATCAGACTGGACAGAACGAGCGTAAAGTTAAACACCTGGAAGCCATAGATGATCAGATAGCCCAGACCCGCCTTCGCCGTCAAAAATTCACCTACGATGACACCCACCCAGGCCAGACCTACATTAACCTTGAGGGTCGAGATGATGACCGGGAAGGAAGCGGGCAAAATCACCAGTCGAAATACTTGGCTGCGGCTTCCTCCGAACAGGCGGACGACCTTGACATAGTTGGCGTCAATCTCCCGAAATCGGTTATAGATTGCCAATGTTGTAATGATGACCGTCACCGACAAGGTGGTGGCGACGATGGCGATAAAGCCAGGTCCCAGCGCCACGATAAAGATAGGCCCCAGCGCCACCTTCGGCATACTGTTAAGCACAACCAGATACGGATCCAGCACTCGTGACAGGAACGGGTACCACCAGAGCAGCGCTGCTAACGCCGCCCCGAGCACGGTCCCTAGAATGAAGCCTGTTACCGTCTCAGCCACGGTAATGGCGATATGTGGCGGCAGCGAGCCGTCTGCCATCGTCGTATAGAGCTGATCCCACAGCTTCGAGGGATAGCTGAACAGGAGCTCATCGATCCAGCCCCATCTCCCTGCCAGCTCCCACAGCAGCAGCAGTCCAGCCAGCAGCAACAGCCTTACCGCGAGCACCGCTGCTGTAAGCTGACGACGCCTGCGCTTATAATCCGCATGCAGTCTACGAAGCATCCGATTCATGTGGCCTTCACCTCCTGCTCCGCCTCCAACTCCTCCCAGATGGCATCGAATATATCCTGAAACCCCGCGCTCCGCCTGGCCTTCGTTGGCAGCAGCTTGCGAATATCCTCCGGTATCTCGAAGACCTGACGCACTCGTCCAGGGCGGCTGCCGAGCAGGACGACACGGTCGCTCATCGCAGCGGCCTCTGCCAGATCATGCGTGACGAGCACCGCCGTCTTCTTCAGCTTGCGCAGCGTCTGCTGCACGAGGTCTTCCAATTGCAGCTTGATGTGCATATCGAGCGCAGAGAACGGCTCATCGAGCAGCAGCACCTCCGGCGATGCCATCAGCGTGCGCACCAGCGCCACCCGCTGGCGCATGCCGCCGGACAGCTCATGGGGATAACGCTCGGCCGTGCCTGTCAGCCCCATCTCCTCCAGGAGCTGTTCCATTCGCTGCCTCTGATCCAGACTGCGCCGCCCCGCCACCTCGAGCCCAAGCAGCGCATTGTCTGCAATGGTCCGCCACGGGAACAGGTAGTCCTGCTGGAGCATATAGCCGATCTTCATTGTGGGCGTTGTCATTCTCTGACCGCGCAGCAGCACCTCTCCTTCGGTTGGTCTCATCAGCCCGGCCAACAGGCTTAGCAAGGTCGTCTTGCCGCAGCCGCTTGGCCCGACCAGACTGACGAACTCGCCCGGCATGACAGCCAGATCGATTGCCTCCACGGCAAGCGATGCCTCCTGCTCATTCACATAGACATGGGACACTTTGCGCAATTCCAGCATCGGCTTCATAGCGCAGCCATCCCTACTGCATGCTTTCGAGCGCAAAGGAGTTATCGACCAGTTGACCGTGCTCGACCCGCTGCTTCAGTTCCCCTGCAGAGGTCATCACATCGAGCAGATTGTTCCACTCTGCCTCATCGATGATCGGGTCTGTGGCGTAGGAGCCTTGGCTCTTGTAGCGGTCGACCACCCGAATGATGATCCCCATGTCCGCATCCTCGAAGTAGGGCTTGATGGCCTCGGCAATCTCCTCTGCACTATGCTCCTCCACCCACAGTTGTGCCTTATGGATCGCGCGCGTGAACGCCAGCACCGCCTCCTTATTCTGCTGCAGGAAGCTCTGCTTCGCCATATAGACGGTATACGGCAGATTGCCGCTCTCCGCACCGAACGATGCGACAACATGTCCTCTGCCTTCCTTCTCGAAGATCGACGCCTGCGGCTCGAATAGCTGCACATAGTCTCCCGTTCCTGACGCAAAAGCAGCAGGGATGTTGGCGAAGTCCACGTTCTGAATCAGCTCCAGATCACGCTGCGGATCGATCCCATGCTTCCTCAGTGCATATTCGCCCGCCATCTGCGGCATGCCTCCTTTGCGCTGCCCGAGAAAAGGCTTCCCCTTGAGATGCTCCCAATCGAAGCTCTCTGCTGCCTCGCGAGCCACCAGGAACGTGCCGTCTGTCTGTGTCAACTGGGCAAAGTTGATGACCGGGTCCTTGGCGCCCTGCTGTGCAACATAGATCGAGGTCTCTGAGCCGACAAGACCGAGGTCAATAGTGCCCGACAGCAGCGCCGTCATCGTCTTATCCCCGCCGAACGTAGGCAACAGCTCGATCTCCAGCCTTTCCTCCGTAAAGAACCCTTGGCTGAAGGCCACATATTGCGGTGCATAAAAGATGGAGCGCGTCACTTCTCCCACCTTCAGCTTTATCACCTCTTTGTCCGTGCTTTTGCCGCACCCTCCAAGCGCAATGCCAGCAACGAGCAGCATGCCCAGCAGCGCGGCTGCATAGTTTAGGCGCATCGCCCATCCCTCCATCCTAGCTATTCGTAATGCTAGACTATGCGGCTTGTTAGCCCTTGGTGTCTAGGGCGTGTCTGAAAACTCTGAACGGAACAGATCTGGCCGAATTTTCGTTCCAGGCAAGGCGCTTTTTCGCAGGCGTACCGGGGGTACGTCAAGAAAAAGCAACGCAGCATGGGGCGAAAAGGCGGGGAGAGATGCCCTTGAACGGGTTTTCAGACGCGACCTAGTTAGCAGGACA contains:
- a CDS encoding ABC transporter substrate-binding protein; protein product: MRLNYAAALLGMLLVAGIALGGCGKSTDKEVIKLKVGEVTRSIFYAPQYVAFSQGFFTEERLEIELLPTFGGDKTMTALLSGTIDLGLVGSETSIYVAQQGAKDPVINFAQLTQTDGTFLVAREAAESFDWEHLKGKPFLGQRKGGMPQMAGEYALRKHGIDPQRDLELIQNVDFANIPAAFASGTGDYVQLFEPQASIFEKEGRGHVVASFGAESGNLPYTVYMAKQSFLQQNKEAVLAFTRAIHKAQLWVEEHSAEEIAEAIKPYFEDADMGIIIRVVDRYKSQGSYATDPIIDEAEWNNLLDVMTSAGELKQRVEHGQLVDNSFALESMQ
- a CDS encoding aromatic acid exporter family protein; the protein is MGMRIIKTAAAALAAIYTALYLGLTPALSAGLIAILAVEVTRMRGIRIAAIRLVASMLGLFFASIIFLLCGFKIWALSLFVLTAFPILSRLSLKDGIVTSAVVVFHMFERQEVSWELIGNEFLLLVTGLGWALVMNLLYMPSEEKSLQEGKRRLEQLFSAIFTEMSRSLRNPAHLWNGEELLHAHDAIERGAAKADNYRENRLIGYEKYWRTYYAMRREQLDSISQMLPLLALAYEKVPQGELLAEVFDSLALEVMSDVYEGRVERELEELEEVFRLMPLPATREEFEIRSALLLLCRELERFLSIARRLKRKKIA
- a CDS encoding ABC transporter permease; protein product: MLRRLHADYKRRRRQLTAAVLAVRLLLLAGLLLLWELAGRWGWIDELLFSYPSKLWDQLYTTMADGSLPPHIAITVAETVTGFILGTVLGAALAALLWWYPFLSRVLDPYLVVLNSMPKVALGPIFIVALGPGFIAIVATTLSVTVIITTLAIYNRFREIDANYVKVVRLFGGSRSQVFRLVILPASFPVIISTLKVNVGLAWVGVIVGEFLTAKAGLGYLIIYGFQVFNFTLVLSSLMVIAVVAAVMYQLVAALEERLTRGYGQR
- a CDS encoding putative amidoligase domain-containing protein, with product MSGGVWIWRGNEQRPGKEAALGRQTAPVDGLSELQELEPETEQAAVLLWPCAVMRSNRLQHANEAALLQREQGTLPSGQPLLERAKLPDGAWLLNAGAARIAELDEPALATRLRAAGIGWRALQEKEPATESVRAGCRFYRVAVFHLEIVQMERIGVPLLGGGYSADTASWRPAVLPAAGSGYGLRSDVRAGLDEADPLYRRVARMAMRALYALCLDFGEVIVALDDDGRTSVSAVKLPPHGSSFWQEAAARFALTYPAEEAARGSVLLGADPEFALLRPDGRLASAARYLPPHGPVGCDAVPVGRRLRYPVAELRPAPAADPAVLASALRSLLLQAAQRIGASGLRWLAGGMPVPGLALGGHLHLSGVPLTSRLLRTLDSCVAMPLALVEGAGARTRRPRYGWLGDFRRQPHGGFEYRTPPSWLVSPAAARAAFALALLAAAEERTLAATPHVLPACDEALVAAYYAGDRRPLLRGLEPFFARMTLTPSYARLARWIEPLLEAARRGDVWDEGRDIRLKWRIPVR
- the mutS gene encoding DNA mismatch repair protein MutS → MSGYTPMIQQYLSIKEQAQDAFLFFRLGDFYEMFFDDAVLASRVLEITLTGRDGGGKERIPMCGVPYHSAEGYISRLIEKGYKVAICEQVEDPAAAKGVVRREIVRVITPGTVMETKSLEGKANNFIAGVAEEGGSHALAVCDLSTGELYATSFPASVQMLADELNVYHPAEVVGEAALLEALQELAQGWERPLLLTEREPMDQALLEGKYGQEQLSKLAPARVRAVSVLTGYLNETQKRSLGHVSVIRGYEPNQYMVLDPFTRRNLELTETVHERRKKGSLLWLLDRTETAMGARLLRRWIDKPLLSQHSIEERLEAVDKLYHDFMLREELRGDLKEIYDLERLVGRVAFGSANARDLNALKLSLQRVPGIAERCQASASGTLSALVAGLDDCADLAAMIETVLVEDPPVSVREGGLIRQGYDDYLDQLREASTGGKRWLAELEKREREATGIRTLKIGYNKVFGYYLEVTKANLSQLPEGRYERKQTLANAERFVTPELKEKERLILEAEEKMVDLEYERFAELRDHLASHLSRLQRLAEVIAAIDVYQSLAAISAEQRFCRPVISSGYGLQIEGGRHPVVEAVMGSTPFIANDTSLGDEQPMLLITGPNMAGKSTYMRQVALICIMAQIGCFVPADAATIPLTDRIFTRIGAADDLIGGQSTFMVEMKDIQIMTEQATRHSLVIIDELGRGTSTGEGMAIAQAVIEFVHHQIGCKALVSTHFHELAHLEDSLPGLSNACMAVQESADQVTFLRKLVPGAASTSYGIYCAQLAGLPGIIIDRAYALLHSGEQHGGGLAERGGSVPSANAAQYVATTPADVASGAGMSNAAVDVARRGEPSAAAADTGLPAAPSGGMKPGEGAGNATAASDAASGDVSSTAGADSGSAASKAVAPDTAIRESAAHQSLSPLYAAEVAAAGEVVQLSLFAATEPSAADKPRKPTKSDKVAEELRKLDLFNMTPLQAMQWISEMKQKLAE
- a CDS encoding outer spore coat protein CotE produces the protein MTIADKQLQAREIITKAVCGKGRKFSTVTHTVTPPHNPTSILGAWIINHQYEAVKAGDGIEVIGTYDINCWYSYDKNSQTDVAKETVSYVESVPLSYLDPKHRASTEEVAAEATQEPNCIEATISSSGTSVVIRVEREFSVEMIAETKVFVAVLPGGDDLDGKDFEYGLEGDGDFEDLDPELLDDEL
- a CDS encoding ABC transporter ATP-binding protein, which encodes MKPMLELRKVSHVYVNEQEASLAVEAIDLAVMPGEFVSLVGPSGCGKTTLLSLLAGLMRPTEGEVLLRGQRMTTPTMKIGYMLQQDYLFPWRTIADNALLGLEVAGRRSLDQRQRMEQLLEEMGLTGTAERYPHELSGGMRQRVALVRTLMASPEVLLLDEPFSALDMHIKLQLEDLVQQTLRKLKKTAVLVTHDLAEAAAMSDRVVLLGSRPGRVRQVFEIPEDIRKLLPTKARRSAGFQDIFDAIWEELEAEQEVKAT